The DNA region ACCGGGGTGCCGCCGATCCGGGACGCGGCGCAGGCCAGCACGTAGATGTCGAAGTTGTGCGTCTTGTACAGCGCGACGTGGTCGCGCGGGCGCACGCCGGCCGCCCACAGCCGCCCGGCCATGTCGTCCACCAGGTCGGCCAGCCGGCGCTGGGTGAACTGCCGGCCCAGCTCCGGCGCCGCCGCCATGTCGTGGTCCAGCGTGATCGGCGCGTTCGGATGCAGGGCGGCGGCCTTCTCAGGGACCAGGCCCAGGTACAGCCCGTGCCGCTCGTTCGACGGCAGCTTCGGGAACGCCGGGAGCGAGGACGGCAGGGCGGACAGCTTGGGAAGCTTGGGGAGCTTCAGCGGGGAGGACGGGAAGAGCGCCATGGTGCCTCCTGGCGGCGGAAGGGAAGCTGCGGGACTGCGGGACTGCGGGACATGGCCGCGGCACCGGTCCGCGGTGCGGGCGCGGGACCGGTCCGGGGTGGCGCGCCGCGGCGGGACTGCGGAAGCCGCGGAGCGAGAACAGGGATGAAAAGGGGAATCAGGCGTCCGCGTGGCGGAGCCGCAGCCCGCGTACGTCCTCGTCGTCGAGTCGCAGGCCGAAGGCGCCGCGCAGTTCGGCGATGATTCGGTCGGCGTTCAATTCGATGTGCTCCGTCGTTCCGTCCGCGTGATGACGCGTCAAACGGCGGTCGTTGAGTACGTGCCACATCCGGTCGGCATAGCGCATCGCGATCGTTTTCCCGGTGAACGTGGAACTCTCGTGGTGGGCGGTGAAGTAGTTCGCCACCTCGAAATCCGGCGGGAAATGCCGTTCGGCGCGGAATGCGTAGAGATCGAACCAGCCGTCCGCGCGCAGCGACTGCACCACCCATTCGTCGCCCTGCCGCACCGCCCGCCAGGTCCATCCGTCGACGCCGACCCGGGCGCCGGACTCCAGCGGCAGCGGGGCCAGCGGGCCGTCGTCGCCGAAGCCGACGTCGCAGATCCACAGCCGGTCGTCGGCCTGCACGACGAGCACCGCGTGCGCCCGGTAGCGCACCTCGGGGCGGCCCCTGCGCACCCTGGCCAGCAGCCGGGTGACCGGGAAGCCGAGGCGCTGCAGCACCCCCGCGAACAGCAGGTTGTGCTCGAAGCAGTAGCCGCCGCGGCCGGCCGCGACCAGCTTGTCCTGCACCGCGTCCAGGCCCAGCCGGACCTCCCGGCCCAGCGCCACGTCCAGGTTCTCGAACGGGATCGCGTCCACGTGCGCGCGGTGCAGCGCGGTGAGCGCGGCGAGGTCCGCGGCGCGCGGGCCGGTATAGCCGGTGCGCCGGAAATACGCCTCCAGATCCACCAGTTCCGCGCCCCATTCGGCAAGCGGTGCGGCACCGGACGAGTCCTGCGGCGTACGTCCCGGGACACTTCCCGGCGTACTTCCGGCCGGACCCCCGGGCATGCGTGCGGGACCCGCGGACACACGGGCGGACAAGCTCTCGGACAGGGTCATGCCCGCAGCGTTTCCGGTGCCCTCCCCGGGGGTCAACGCGGGTCCCCGAACTCCGTCAGGTTCTGTCCCGCGCCAATTGCCGCCGGCCGCTGACCTGACGTATTCGCGGGTCACTTGACGGAGTTTCCGGCGGTCCTTTGGCCTGCCCGGAACGCCACCGCAGGATCAGCAGTGCCGCCGCACCGCAGCGCCGTCGCACCGCCCGGCCCGTACCGCA from Actinacidiphila sp. DG2A-62 includes:
- a CDS encoding arylamine N-acetyltransferase family protein, with amino-acid sequence MDLEAYFRRTGYTGPRAADLAALTALHRAHVDAIPFENLDVALGREVRLGLDAVQDKLVAAGRGGYCFEHNLLFAGVLQRLGFPVTRLLARVRRGRPEVRYRAHAVLVVQADDRLWICDVGFGDDGPLAPLPLESGARVGVDGWTWRAVRQGDEWVVQSLRADGWFDLYAFRAERHFPPDFEVANYFTAHHESSTFTGKTIAMRYADRMWHVLNDRRLTRHHADGTTEHIELNADRIIAELRGAFGLRLDDEDVRGLRLRHADA